In Desulfoferula mesophila, the genomic window CATGTGGTTTTTAGGCACGATGTGGTCGCTTGGCAAGATGCTCCTTCTTCAATGGTTTCAGTCGATGACACCTCTATATTCCAATCTCCCACAAGTGTTTGCCGCCGTCAAACTAGATGGATCACCCCATCATATTAGGAGAATTTATGAACTCTATATCCTGCTGCGGTCTGGACTGCGCCCAATGCCCGGCCCATCTGGCCTGGCTGAACGACGACCAGGCCCTGCGGCAAAATACGGCCCAGGAATGGTCGCGCATGTACAAGGCCCAAATCACCCCGGAGCAGATCAACTGCCAAGGTTGCCAGTCGCTTCAGGAACCCCTGTTCGGCCACTGCCACGCCTGCGACATCCGCGCCTGCGCCCGTGAGCGGGGCCATGCTACCTGTGCCCCCTGTGTGGACTATCCCTGCTCCCGTCTGGATTTCGTGCACCAGGCCGTGCCCGCCGCCCGGCAAAACCTGGATAATTTGCGCTCCCGGAGCTGAGGGACCATACTTGGGCCATGATTGCCGCGCAGAAATCAAAAGACGCCTCACGCGACATCTTGGTCATCGGGGGAGGGCGCTTCGGTAGCCTGGCCCTGGAGCGCCTGCCCGGCCGGGTGACCAAGGTGGTGGAGCCCGCCCCGGATGAGGGCCTGCTCGCCCTGGCCCACGCTCAGGGCGCGGAGGTGGTGCAAGCCCAGGGAGTCGATATCCTGCCCCCCGCCCTGGCCGGGGAGCGCCCCCCCATCTGGGTGGTGCCCGCCTTGCCGCGCCATCTGCTGCACGACTGGCTACTTAGCGAACTGGCCCCCCAAGGGGCCCGCGCCTTGGAGGTGCCCCAGGAGCCGCTGCCCCAGGTGGCCATGGCCATGCGGGGCGAGGAAGGCCAATGCTTCCTCAGCCTGGCCGATTTCCGCTGCCCGGACGACTGTCCCGAGCCGCCCAAGCTGTGCACGGTCACCGGTAAGCCCCGCGGCGCGCCCCTGTTCCAGCGCTTGGCCGAGATGAGCCCGCCCGGTTGGCGAGTGGCGGTGTTGCGCAGCCACCAATTGGCCCCTGGAGTGGGCGGCTGCCTTGCTTCTGAGATGCTGGAGCTCAAGCAACTGGTGCAGGCCCAGGGTGGAAAATGGCTAGTGGCCACCGCCTGCCGCTGCCACGGGGTAGTCAGCGGCCTTGAGTTGCCGGAAAAGCCTCACCATGCCTGATTTCGCCTACCAGGCGGTGCTGTTCGACATGGACGGGGTGGTGCTGGACTCCATGGAGCAGCACGCCGCCGCCTGGCTGCGGGTTATGGGCGAGGCGGGCCTGCACGTGGAGCGGGAGTTCGTGTTGCTGCACGAGGGCTGCCTGCAGACCGAGGTACTGGAAAAGCTGCTCCAGGAGCAGGGCGTAATCCTGCCGCCGGGGCAGGGGGCCGCGGAATTCATGCTGCGCCTGCTGGACGGCCAACGCCGTCTTTACCTGGAGGAGTTCGCTCGCCAGGTGGCTCCCTTCCGCGGCGCGGCCGGCCTGCTGCGAGCCCTGGCCTCCCGGGGGGTGCCCACCGCCCTGGTCACCAGTTCGCGGCGCGACCAGGTGGATAGCTGCCTGCCCGAGGGGTTGCTGCGCAGCTTTGCCCACATTGTCACCTCGGACGACGTGACCCGTCACAAGCCCCACCCCGAGCCTTACCTAAAGGCCTCCCAAGCCCTGGGAGTGGCGGCGGATGGTTGCCTGGTGGTGGAAAACGCCCCGGCGGGCATCGCCGCCGCGCGGGCCGCCGGAGCGGTGTGCTACGCGGTGGCCACGACCCTGGGCCGCGAGCACCTGAGCCAGGCCCATGCCGTTTTCAGCGGCCTGGACGAGCTGACCCATTATCTGGGGATGGGCGGGGCAGGGGAGTGATGCGCCTCCTGCTGGCCCAGGTGTCCCTTTTACCCGAAACGCTCAGCCGCAAGGTGACTCCCTGGCAACTGCCAAGCCTGGCGGTCCGCCACGGTTTTCAGGGAGTGGAGTGGCTGGACCGTTTGCTGCCTTCGCTGGAGCCCCGGGCCCTGCGCCGTTTGGGGTACATGAGCCGCGAGGCGGGCGCCACGGACAACGCCCTGAGCCTGAGCATCCCCTATGACGCCGACCCCGGCCGTCTGCACAGGGCCACCCAGCGCTGCCTGGCACTCTTGGAGGCCTGCCCGTCCCTGGGGGTGGGCGCGGTGCGGGTGGATCTGGCCCGATCCGGAGTCAACCTGGGGCATCTATTAGAGATGGTCAGCTCCTGGCGCAGCCACAAGTATCAGGGAGGCGATCCCCTGGGCTGGGCCGGGCGCTTGGCTTACCTGGTCCTGGCCAGGGCGGGCCTGGCCCGCGACCGGGGACACGGGACCACTCCGCCGCCCTCGCCTCGAGCCGAACTGGACCGCGCGGTGCGGGCATTGTTGCCCCTGGCGCGAAAAGCGGCCGACCTGGGCCTTGCCCTGGGGGTGGAAAACCACTGGGGCCTAAGCGGCCGCCAGGATCAGCTTTTGTATACAATCCACCAGTTGCGGGAATACGGCGTGGGCGTTTGCCTGGACCTGGACAACTTTTACGGCGACCAGAACGCCTTGTCCGGGGTGGCCGCATTGGCACCCCAGGCGGTGCACGTGCATTACAAGGCACACGCCAGGGAGGCTGAGGCCGAGGCCGCTCGCCTGGATTACCGGGCGCGCCTGGGGCACCTCCAGAGGTCCGGTTATGCGGGAATGTTCAGCGTGGAATACGACGGCCCGCCGCCGGGCCTTAGCGGATCCACGCGAGCCGCCAGGGTATTGCGGGAGATGTGGGAAGGGCGCTCAGATGGTGGCTGCTAGCGGGGAAGCCGAGGTGCGGGCGTCGGTGCTGTTCAGTCGCGACGCAAGGGAATACGATGAGTTGCGCCGCCTTTTGGTGCCTTGTTTCGACGAGTTCTATGGCACCGCTCTCAGGCTCATTCAGGAATGGCGGGGCACCTCGGATATCGAGGTTCTGGATATCGGCGCGGGAACCGGTCTTTTTTCGGCCATGGTGCTGGGGCAGGGGCAGGTCAAGCGGCTGTGCCTGCTGGATGGTTCTGCCGCCATGCTAGAGCGGGCCCGTTGCCGCTTTCCAAAGGACGACCTGGTGGAGTACCGGATTGCCGACATGGGCCAGGCCGATCTGAGGGGGCCGTGGGACCTGGTCATCTCGGCGCTTGCCATCCACCACTTATCCGACGACGGGAAACGCGAGCTATATCGTCGCATTCGCCGTGTGTTGAAGCAGGGCGGGTTGTTCGTGAACGCCGAGCAGGTCGCCGGGCCGACGCTTGAGGCGGACCAGCGCTACGAACGGATCTGGTTGGAGCAGATTCGCCAGCTCGGCGTATCGGAGGAGGAGGTCGCAAAGGCGCGCCAACGCATGTCCTATGACCAGTGCGCGCCGGTAGAGAGCCAACTACAATGGTTGACGCAAGCAGGGTTCTCGGAGGTGGATTGCAGCTTCAAGGCCTGGCGCTTCGCGGTGATCAGCGGCTTGGCCTGAGCCGCTTGACTAGTTCCACATGATGCTTTCGTTGCCCGTGGGGAACTTGTCCACCCGAGGCAGTTCCACCCAGCGTATGCGGATGCCTTGCGGCGTGTTGACTATGATCCGCTGCCAGGATTTGCCGCTTTGGGTGTCCACCATGAGCATTCCGCCATAGGGCTTGGGCGCCTCGAATATCTGGTAGCGGGGCGGCGGGCTATACAGGCTGACGGCCCCGCCTTGAGGAACTGCTTGCGGGGGGGCGGCCATGGCTGGTGCGGCGCAGGCCAAAAGGGCCAGCAGGATGAAACAGATTAACGCGGCTCTCATGGCGGTGTCTCCTTGGTTTTCGTTGATTTTAGCCTTATTAATTAGCTCCGAGCAAGTATCTATAAAAAAGGTATTGTAAACAATAAGATATAAGATAATATTTATAACAAGAATTCGAATAAACATATAACAACATAATTATCAAGGAATATTTCATATGCGATGTTCAGCGCCAAGTCGGTTCCAGATTCCCGTTATAAATAATGTCGCATAAGATATATTATGTAAACTTTCAGATAGGTCAAGGGTTGCGCGGTTGGCGTCGTCCATTCAGGAGCCCCTGAGGCAGACCGCAGCAGCCGATAACGCCCCCTAACCCGCTGGTAAAGATAAACGCAATTTATTTGAAATTTGAAGCGGTAACCATCTTGACGCCCGACTACCCCCCTGCTTAGAATGAAATCCCTTTTACTAAGGTTGGTCGGGAATATCGCAACCACGGCGGTAGCGATTTCCGACAGGTTGGTAACAGTGCTCACGGACACCACAGCTCTCCGCGCCGCCTTGGCGGCCTGGTGGGCGGGTGGACCTTTGGATTAATAATCGTGTTGCCCAAGGTATCCCTCCCCATTGGGGTGTCCGCCTCAGCCTATTCCCTATTTAACCGTCTGGTGCGACGATAATTAGAAGGAGTCCCCAATGCTCGAACTCAACAAAGGCGTTGATATTCTTACCGACATCGGTGGCGTCAAAGGCGAAGCCGAAGTGGACCGCGTTCTGCGCGAGGCCATGGACGACACCGAGTTCGCCAAGATTGAAAAGATCAAGAACCCTCTGGCCCGCTTGAAAATCGCCAACACCATCGCTCTGGGTCAGCCGGACAAGGTCATCGTAAACACCGGCAACGATCAGGACAAACAGCGCATCCGCGAGCTGTGCCTCACCCAGGGCGAAGAACGCGCCCTGGCCATTCCCGGCCACACCCTGCACTACGATCTGGCCGAGGAACAGGCCCGCATCGTGGACCGCACCTTTTACATCGCCAACCCCGAGGACACCGTCAGCTCCCTGGCCAACCGCATAGAGCGCACCGAAGCCTATGACTATGTCAAGAAGCACATGGTCGGCATGATGAAGGGCATGATCCTGGTCATCGGCTTCTACTCGCGCGGCCCGGTGGGCGCGGTGGCGGCCATCCCGGCCATCGAGGCCACCACCTCCCTGTACGTGTGCCACTCGGCCGAGCTCCTCTATCGCAACTGCTTCGACCAGTTCGACGCCGAGGCCGAGCGCGTGGGCCACTTCTTCACCAACGTGCACTGCCAGGGCCCCAACCGTGCCGAAGACCTGCCCAACGCGCGGGTGTTCATGGACCGCTCCTGGCAGACCACCTACAGCACCTTCTGCACCTACGCCGGCAACACCCTGCTGCTCAAGAAGGGCAACCACCGTTTCGCCGTGGACCGGGCCACCTATTACCGCAAGGGCAGGGAACTCTCCGAGCACATGTTCATCACCGGCCTGGAAGGCCCCGGCGGCCGGGTGACCTACTTCGCGGGCGCGGCCCCCTCGGGTTGCGGCAAGACCACCACGGCCATGGTGGGCGAGAAGTTCATCAGCGACGACTTGGCCCAGATCTGGATCGCCGAGGACGGCACCATCCGCTCCATCAACCCCGAGACCGGCATTTTCGGCATCATCGAGGACGTCAACTGGACCGACGACCCCATGATTCTGGACCTGCTGCGCCACGAAAAGGCCGAGGTCATCTTCTCCAACATCCTGGTGAAGGACGACAAGCCCTACTGGGTGGGCAGCGGCGAAGAAACCCCCAAAGAAGGCTTCAACTTCCAGGGCGAGTGGTTCGAAGGCAAGAAGGACGCCAACGGCAAGGCCGTTCCCCTGTCCCACGCCAACGCCCGCTTCACCCTCAGGGCCGAGGTTCTGGCCAACTGCGGCGACAAGCTGCACGACCCCTCGGGCGTGATCACCAAGGTCTTCACCTATAACGGCCGCGACGCGGACACCATGCCTCCGGTGCGCGTGGCCCGCGACGCCGACGAGGGCGTGGTCATCGGCGCCTCCATCGTGAGCAAGGCAACGGCCACCGAGGTGGGCGCCACCGGCGTCAAGCGCCAGCCTTGGGCCAACCAGCCCTTCATTCCCGGCGCCTTGGGCGACAACATGGTGGCCCAGTTCGAGTTCTTCAACAGCAAGGACATCGCCGAAGAGCACCGGCCCATCATGGCCGGCCTCAACTATTTCCTCACCCATGAGGCCCGCGGCGGCGAAGGCAACGGCCTGTTGGGCGAGAAGCGCGACGTCAAGGTGTGGCTGGGCTGGCTGGACCGCCTGATCCACAACGAGGTGGCCTCCATCCCCTCCCCCGTGGGCCTGCTGCCCGAGTACGAGGACCTCAAGAACATGTTCGCCGAGCTCTTGGACAAGGAATACCCCAAGGAGCTCTACGACAAGCAGTTCGCCCTGTACGCGGACAAGATCCTGGCCCGCGTCGATCTGCAGTACCAGGCCTTCAAGAAGGAGGAGAACATCCCGGCTCGCCTGTTCGAGATCTACGACGAACAGCGCAAGCAGGTGGAGGAGCTCAAGGCCAAGTACGGCGCGATCATCAGCATCGAGCAGCTCAAGGAGTTCAACGGCTAGGCGACCAGCGCCCTGCTCCTGATTGAACCTCAGGCCCCGGCCAATCACGGCCGGGGCCTTTTGTTACTTATGGTTTGGCCGTGTCCTAAAATGAGGCATAATAATCGGACGGCATAACAAGGAGCGCAACGCTTGAACCGACCTGGGCCCCACAACTGCATAACCGACGTAGCCGGCCTCAAGGTGGGCTCTTACACCGATCGCCAGGCCCTGTGCGGCTGCACGGTTACGCTCTGCCCCGCCGGAGCGGTGGCCGGGGTGGACGTGCGCGGCGCGGCGCCGGGCACCCGGGAGACCGACCTCTTGGACCCGGTGAACCTGGTGGAGCGGGTGCATGCCATCTGCCTCAGCGGAGGCTCGGTGTACGGCCTGGCCTGCGCCGATGGCGTGGTGCGCTGGCTGGGCGGGCAAGGAATCGGCTTCCCCTTGGACGATCAGGGTCACGTGGCCCCCATCGTGCCCGGCGCGGTGCTGTTCGATCTGGGCCGGGGTGCGGAGTTCGTGCCGCCCGTGGGGCCGGACTGGGGCCGCGCCGCCTGCGAAGCCGCGGGCGCGGGCCCCGTCGCCCTGGGCTGCGTGGGCGCGGGCACCGGCGCGGTGGCCGGGGGCATGAAAGGCGGCCTGGGCTCGGCCAGCGAGGCGCTGGAAAGCGGCGTAACCGTGGGAGCCCTGGTGGCGGTCAACTCCCTGGGCTCGCTGTTGGACCCGGCCAGCGGCCGCTTTTGGGAGCTGGGCCTGGAGCTGGAGGGCGAATTCGGGGAGCGGGCCACCCAGGCCAAGGAGCTGCCGCCCTGGCCTCCACAGGCCGAGCCGGCCAAGAACACCACCATCGGCATGGTGGCCACCGACGCCACCCTTAACAAGGCCCAATGCGCCAAGGTGGCCCAAATGGCCCAGGACGGCTTGGCCCGGGCCATCCGCCCGGCCCATACCATGTTCGACGGCGACACCATTTTCGCCCTGGCCACGGGCGAGCGCTCCCTGCCCTCCTCGCCCGGGGTTTTCGGGCCGCCGGAGGCCACGGCCGTCACCGAGATAGGACGGGCCGCGGCCGACTGCCTGAGCCGGGCCATCATCCGGGCGGTTCTGGCCGCCGAGGGCCTGGGCGGCTGGCCCGCCTTTAGCGACCTGTCGCCACGGCAGGCAAATCCCTTCACCCGAAATGGATAGGACATGAAACAGATTCTAATTGCCTCCCTGCTCATGGGCCTGGCTCTGGGCGTTTTGGCCTGCGCCGGCCCCGACAGCCCGCAGGCGATGCAGGAAAACGACAAGTTGCTTATCTCCGCCGGGTTCGACGCCATTCCTGCCAACACCCCTGAGCGGATGCAGCATCTCAAATCCATGCCCCAGCATCGCATCCTGCACGTGGTGCGCGACGGCAATGACTATTACCTTTGGGCCGACGCGCAATACGATCAGTGCCTGTGGGTGGGAAACTGGGAGGATTACCAGCGCTTCAAGAAGCTGGGCTGGGACATGTATAACCAGGGCGGCCAGGCACGCGACAACTACCTGGACGGCTGGTCCAACGAGCCGGGGGACTGGGCCATGTGGGGACCTTGGTAGGGGGTATTGCGCCTACATACCACCTTCAAAGGTATTTTCTGGAAAGCCGGGAGCGCGCGAGGTATCATGACTAATCCCTATTAAAATGCTAAGTGAGGATTGGTTATGCAAATACTGGTGATCCTCTCCAGTCAGGACCCGGAAATCAAATGGAACGCGGTCAGGCTTGGCAACTTCCTTTTGAACCAGAACGAGGAAGTCACCATTTTCTTGAACGGAGGGGCCGCGGACCTTTATCAGGGCGACAGCCCTACCTTCCCCATCCGGGAGGAAGCCAAGATTTTCGCCCTGAGCGAGGGGGTGCTGGCCGCTTGAGGCAAGTGCATGGGCATCCACGGGGTGGATGAAGATCAATTCATAAAGCTCTCCAACATGAAGTTTCTCTACGAACAAATTAAATCAGCCGACAAAATTATCAGCTATTGATGCTGGGCAAAACTACATAACCACCATCGTGGCGGAGGACCGTGCACGCCTTTCTATCGCTTGACAATCGTTCAAGCTCCTGCTATCAAAAAACTTTCCCGTTGACTGTCCCAACGGCAATAACCGACAACAAGAAGAATCGCGCGTAAACAACATGCAATCCGCCAGCCTGAATCAGCCGCGTCCCGTGTTCGACAGCCGGGACATCGCCCGGGGCATCAACGAGATCGCCCAGGGCCTGCTGCGCCGCCACCCCGACCCCGGCGGCCTGGGGCTGGTGGGCATCCACACCGGCGGCGACCTTTTGTTGCGGCGCATCGAGGCGGCCTTGTCCCAGGCCTCGGGCGCGTCCCTCAACCTGGACAAGGGCCTGGTGGACATCGCCTTTTACCGCGACGACTGGACCCGCCTCAGCCAGGTGCCCAAGCTAAACGACACGGTGATCAATTTTTCGGTGGAGGGCCGCCGCCTGGTGTTGATCGATGACGTGATCTTCACCGGCCGCACGGTGCGCTCGGCCCTGGAGGCCATATTCTCCCTGGGCCGCCCGGCCTCGGTGGATTTGGCGGTGCTGGTGGATCGCGGCCATCGTGAGCTGCCCCTGCAGCCCGACTACACCGGCCTGAGCCTCATCACCCAGCGCAGCGAATCGGTGAACGTGTTCCTCTTCCCCGACGCCGGCCAGGACCATGTGCTCCTGGAGGCGGACAAGTACCGGGAATAGCCGGGCCGCCGACTCAATTCAAATATTTTCTGATCTTGGTATCCAGCGCCGCGTAGCGGTGGATGGGTTGGGCGTGCTCCACCGCCCGTTTCAGGGCCTTGTGCTGCCCCACGATGACCACCAGTTGCTTGCCCCGGGTCACCGCCGTATAGAGCAGCGGCCGGTTGAGCATGATGTAGTGCTCGCCGGCCAGCGCGATGACCACCGCCGGGTACTCGCTGCCCTGGCTCTTGTGCACGGTGATGGCGTAGGCCAGGGTCAGGTCATCCAGGTCGGCCGGGGCGTAGCTCACCGGCCCATGCTCCATCTCCACCACCAGGCCCTCATCGTCTTCTCGAAGGGCCAGGCCCAGGTCGCCGTTGAACACGTCCAGGTCGTAATTGTTGCGCACCTGCATGACCCGGTCGCCCGGAGCCAGGCCGGGCCGTCCGGCGGCGCGGGGGTTCAGGGCCTGGCGCAGCAGGGCGTTGAGGTGGGCGCAGCCCAGATTGCCCTTGTGCATGGGGGCCAAGACCTGAATGTCGCGCTCCGGGTCCAGGCCGAAGCTCCGGGGCAGGCGCTGGGTCACCAGGTCGCGGATCATCTCCGCCGCCCGGGCCGGGTCTTTTTGTTCGATGAAGAAAAAGTCGCCCTCCCCTTCCCCCTGAGGCAGGCGGGGCATCTGCCCGTGCAGGATGCGGTGGGCGTTGGCCACGATAAGCCCGCTCTCATCCTGGCGGAAGATCTCGGTGAGCCGGGCCACCTTGGCCGCGCCGGAGTCCATGATCTGGCGGAAGAACAGGCCCGGCCCCACCGGGGGCAGTTGGTCCGCGTCGCCCACCAGCAACAGGCGGCTGGTTGGCCCCACCGCGGCGGCCAGATGGGCTCCCAGCCAGATGTCGATCATGGAGGACTCGTCCACCACTATGAGCCCGTGCTCCAGGGGCTTGTCCGGACCGCGCAAAAAGCGATTCTCCTTGGGGCTGTACTCCAGCAGGCGGTGCAGGGTAAGGGCCTCCCGGCCCCCGGCCTGGGCCAGGCGCTTGGCCGCCCGGCCGGTGGGCGCGGCCAGGGCGATGCTCAGGCCCATGCGCCGGGCGATGGTGATGACCGCCTTGACCAGGGTGGTCTTGCCGGTGCCCGGCCCACCGGTGAGCACCCCCAGGCCCGCTTCCAGCAGGTTGGTGAGGGCCGCGGCCTGACCGGGCGAGGGCTTCACGGCCAGCTGCCCGGCCACCCACTCCACCGCCTTGGCCGCCCGCTCGGGAGTGAGCAAGCCTTCCTGGCGGGCGATGCGCGCCAGCTCCCGGGCGGCCAGGGTTTCCATGGCGTGCTGGCCGCTGAGGTACACCGCCCGCTGGCCGTCGGCCGTGTCTTCGGCCACGA contains:
- a CDS encoding DUF3795 domain-containing protein, which encodes MNSISCCGLDCAQCPAHLAWLNDDQALRQNTAQEWSRMYKAQITPEQINCQGCQSLQEPLFGHCHACDIRACARERGHATCAPCVDYPCSRLDFVHQAVPAARQNLDNLRSRS
- a CDS encoding HAD family hydrolase, with protein sequence MPDFAYQAVLFDMDGVVLDSMEQHAAAWLRVMGEAGLHVEREFVLLHEGCLQTEVLEKLLQEQGVILPPGQGAAEFMLRLLDGQRRLYLEEFARQVAPFRGAAGLLRALASRGVPTALVTSSRRDQVDSCLPEGLLRSFAHIVTSDDVTRHKPHPEPYLKASQALGVAADGCLVVENAPAGIAAARAAGAVCYAVATTLGREHLSQAHAVFSGLDELTHYLGMGGAGE
- a CDS encoding sugar phosphate isomerase/epimerase family protein produces the protein MRLLLAQVSLLPETLSRKVTPWQLPSLAVRHGFQGVEWLDRLLPSLEPRALRRLGYMSREAGATDNALSLSIPYDADPGRLHRATQRCLALLEACPSLGVGAVRVDLARSGVNLGHLLEMVSSWRSHKYQGGDPLGWAGRLAYLVLARAGLARDRGHGTTPPPSPRAELDRAVRALLPLARKAADLGLALGVENHWGLSGRQDQLLYTIHQLREYGVGVCLDLDNFYGDQNALSGVAALAPQAVHVHYKAHAREAEAEAARLDYRARLGHLQRSGYAGMFSVEYDGPPPGLSGSTRAARVLREMWEGRSDGGC
- a CDS encoding class I SAM-dependent methyltransferase, encoding MVAASGEAEVRASVLFSRDAREYDELRRLLVPCFDEFYGTALRLIQEWRGTSDIEVLDIGAGTGLFSAMVLGQGQVKRLCLLDGSAAMLERARCRFPKDDLVEYRIADMGQADLRGPWDLVISALAIHHLSDDGKRELYRRIRRVLKQGGLFVNAEQVAGPTLEADQRYERIWLEQIRQLGVSEEEVAKARQRMSYDQCAPVESQLQWLTQAGFSEVDCSFKAWRFAVISGLA
- a CDS encoding phosphoenolpyruvate carboxykinase (GTP); this encodes MLELNKGVDILTDIGGVKGEAEVDRVLREAMDDTEFAKIEKIKNPLARLKIANTIALGQPDKVIVNTGNDQDKQRIRELCLTQGEERALAIPGHTLHYDLAEEQARIVDRTFYIANPEDTVSSLANRIERTEAYDYVKKHMVGMMKGMILVIGFYSRGPVGAVAAIPAIEATTSLYVCHSAELLYRNCFDQFDAEAERVGHFFTNVHCQGPNRAEDLPNARVFMDRSWQTTYSTFCTYAGNTLLLKKGNHRFAVDRATYYRKGRELSEHMFITGLEGPGGRVTYFAGAAPSGCGKTTTAMVGEKFISDDLAQIWIAEDGTIRSINPETGIFGIIEDVNWTDDPMILDLLRHEKAEVIFSNILVKDDKPYWVGSGEETPKEGFNFQGEWFEGKKDANGKAVPLSHANARFTLRAEVLANCGDKLHDPSGVITKVFTYNGRDADTMPPVRVARDADEGVVIGASIVSKATATEVGATGVKRQPWANQPFIPGALGDNMVAQFEFFNSKDIAEEHRPIMAGLNYFLTHEARGGEGNGLLGEKRDVKVWLGWLDRLIHNEVASIPSPVGLLPEYEDLKNMFAELLDKEYPKELYDKQFALYADKILARVDLQYQAFKKEENIPARLFEIYDEQRKQVEELKAKYGAIISIEQLKEFNG
- a CDS encoding P1 family peptidase, which encodes MNRPGPHNCITDVAGLKVGSYTDRQALCGCTVTLCPAGAVAGVDVRGAAPGTRETDLLDPVNLVERVHAICLSGGSVYGLACADGVVRWLGGQGIGFPLDDQGHVAPIVPGAVLFDLGRGAEFVPPVGPDWGRAACEAAGAGPVALGCVGAGTGAVAGGMKGGLGSASEALESGVTVGALVAVNSLGSLLDPASGRFWELGLELEGEFGERATQAKELPPWPPQAEPAKNTTIGMVATDATLNKAQCAKVAQMAQDGLARAIRPAHTMFDGDTIFALATGERSLPSSPGVFGPPEATAVTEIGRAAADCLSRAIIRAVLAAEGLGGWPAFSDLSPRQANPFTRNG
- a CDS encoding DsrE family protein; amino-acid sequence: MQILVILSSQDPEIKWNAVRLGNFLLNQNEEVTIFLNGGAADLYQGDSPTFPIREEAKIFALSEGVLAAUGKCMGIHGVDEDQFIKLSNMKFLYEQIKSADKIISY
- the pyrR gene encoding bifunctional pyr operon transcriptional regulator/uracil phosphoribosyltransferase PyrR, whose product is MQSASLNQPRPVFDSRDIARGINEIAQGLLRRHPDPGGLGLVGIHTGGDLLLRRIEAALSQASGASLNLDKGLVDIAFYRDDWTRLSQVPKLNDTVINFSVEGRRLVLIDDVIFTGRTVRSALEAIFSLGRPASVDLAVLVDRGHRELPLQPDYTGLSLITQRSESVNVFLFPDAGQDHVLLEADKYRE
- the recD2 gene encoding SF1B family DNA helicase RecD2, with translation MKAPSQVRLKGRVKRITFANPENGYTVAKVEIEGRLGLTTLVGRMPGLTEGQEVIISGKESTHPKFGPQIEVEECRMEQPSDAQGVQRYLASGLIKGVGPVLAERIVDTLGTGAVDIILEEPRRLAEVPGVGPKRAQVISEAVAAHGALRDLMVFLQTHGVSGSTALRIYRRYGAGALGVVQNKPHRLASDVRGIGFATADAIAARLGIAADHPERLQAGLLWILTKARDEGHVYLPYEELLERTAAELRVERALLGPAFARLHSEQEIVAEDTADGQRAVYLSGQHAMETLAARELARIARQEGLLTPERAAKAVEWVAGQLAVKPSPGQAAALTNLLEAGLGVLTGGPGTGKTTLVKAVITIARRMGLSIALAAPTGRAAKRLAQAGGREALTLHRLLEYSPKENRFLRGPDKPLEHGLIVVDESSMIDIWLGAHLAAAVGPTSRLLLVGDADQLPPVGPGLFFRQIMDSGAAKVARLTEIFRQDESGLIVANAHRILHGQMPRLPQGEGEGDFFFIEQKDPARAAEMIRDLVTQRLPRSFGLDPERDIQVLAPMHKGNLGCAHLNALLRQALNPRAAGRPGLAPGDRVMQVRNNYDLDVFNGDLGLALREDDEGLVVEMEHGPVSYAPADLDDLTLAYAITVHKSQGSEYPAVVIALAGEHYIMLNRPLLYTAVTRGKQLVVIVGQHKALKRAVEHAQPIHRYAALDTKIRKYLN